The genomic segment AAATCTCTTCCTAAAGTCTGAGCAGGAGATTGGccactacccagtgtgaacttggggataaacagagagtaagaggtggggaGTTTCTTAAAtccatctattttaatgctaggagcattgtaagaaaggtggatgagcttagagcatggattgatacctggaaatatggtgctgtagctattagtgaaacatggttgcaggaggggtgtgattggcaactaaatattactggatttcgttgcttcaggtgtgatagaatcggaggggcaagagggggaggtgttgcattgcttgtcagagaaaatagtacagcagtgctttggcaggatagattagagggctcatctagagaggctatttgggtggaattgaagaatgggaaaggtgtagtaacacttacagggatgtattatagaccacctaatggggagcaagaattggaggagcaaatttgtaaggagttagcagatatttgtagtaagcacaaggttgtgatagtgggagattttaattttccacacatagactgggaagcccattctgtaaaaggggtggatggtttggagtttggaaAATGTGTGTAGGATAGttctttgcagcaatacatagaggtaccaactagagaaggggcagtgttggctctcctgttaggaaatgagataggtcaggtgacggaggtatgtgttggagagcacttcgggtccagtgatcacaatgccattagtttcaacatgattatggagaaggataggattggacccagggttgagatttttgattacagaaaggctaactttgaggagatgcaaaaggatttagaaggagtggattgggacaatttgttttataggaaggatgtaatagagaaatggaggtaatttaaaggtgaaattatagtgtacaggatctttatgttcctgttaggttgaaaggaaaggttaaaagcttgggagagccatggttttcaagggatattggaaacctggttcggaaaaagagagagacctacaataaatataggcagcatggagtaaatgaggtgcttgagcaatataaagaatgtaaaaaagaatcttaagaaagaaattagaaaagctaaaagaagatgtgaggttgctttggcaagtaaggtgaaaataaatccaaaggatttctacagttatattaatagaaaaatgatagtgagggataaaattggtcccttagagaatctgagtggacagctatgtgcggagccaaaagagatgggggagattttgaacaatttcttttcttcggtattcactaagaagGAGGATAtcgaattgtgtaaggtaagggaaacaagaagggtagttatggaaactatgatgtttaaagaagagaaagtactggtgcttttaaagaatataaaagtggataagtctcaaggtcctgacaggatatccctcggaccttgagggaagttggtgtagaaatagcagggactatgacagaaatatttcaaatgtcattagaaacggggatagtgccggaggattggcgtaatGCTCAGGCGGTTCCATCAtttaaaaagagttctaagagtaaacccagaaattattggcctgtgcgtttgacgtcagtggtgggtaaattaaagTATTctgagagatggtatatataattatctggaaagACAAGGTATGATTAGGGATAGTGAacgtggatttgtgcgtggaaggtcatgtttgaccaatcttattgaattttttgaagaagttactcGGAAAATTGACGAagataaagcggtggatgttgtctaggtACTAATATTGAAGTagcaaaatggattcaacagtggctggatgggagatgccagagagtggtggtggataactgtttgccaggttggaggccggtgattagtggtgtgcctcagggatctgtactggtccaatgttgtttgtcaataTATTCATAATCtgtatgatggggtggtaaattagattagtaagtatgcagatgatactaagataggtggagtggtggataatgaagtaggttttcaaagcttgcagagagatttaggccagttagaaggataggactggacccattTAGAAGACTGGACCCATTTAGAGGACTGGacccagttagaagagtgggctgaaagatggaagatggagtttaatgctgataagtgtgaggtgctgcattttggtaggactaatcaaaataagaacatacatggtaaatggtaaggcattgaagaatgctgcagaacagagggatctgggaataatggtgcatagttccctgaaggtggaatctcatgtggatagggtggtgaagaaagcttttggtttgctggcctttataaatcagagcatcgaGTATAGGAGTTGAAATGTAATGtgaaaattgtacaaggcattggtgaggccaaatttgcagtattgcatacagttctggtcaccgaattataggacagatgtcaacaaaatagagagagtacagaggagatttactggaatgttacctgggtttcagcaccagagttacaaagaaaggttgaacaagttagctcTTTGTATGAACTCGCGGGtctctctgtaggttggataaccgaatgaatcccttcccacaccgagcaggtgaatggcctccctccagtgtgaactcgctgatataccttcagttgagatgagcaagtgagtcccttcccacagtctgaacaggtgaatggcctctccccagtatgaactcacTGATGTATCTGTagatcagatgatcgagtgaatcctttcccacaaactgagcaggtgaatggcctctcctcaCTGTGAATTGACTGGTGTTTcaatagggtggatgactgagtgaatctcttcccacagtctgagcaggtgaacggcctctcccccgtgtgaactctctgatgaaccttcagttgagatgagaaatggaatcccttcccacagtctgagcaggtgaatggccactccccagtgtgaacagactTGTGTACCagcaggttggatgactgagtgaaacccttcccacagtctgagcagatgaacggcctctctccacagtgaactcgctgatgtacattcaggtgagatgactgagtgaatcccttcccacacactgagcaggtgaatggcttctccccagtgtgaactgactggtgtgcttgtagattagctaactgtgtgaatctctttccacagtctgagcaggtgaacggcttctctccagtgtgaactcgctgatgtaccttcagttgggatgactgtctgaatcccctcccacaaactgagcaggtgaacggctgctccccagtgtgaactgactggtgtgcttgtaggttagctaactgtgtgaattccttcccacagtctgagcagctgaacggcctctctccagtgtgtactcgctgatgtaccttcagattaaatgagcaagtgaatcccttcccacagtccgagcaggtgaatggcctctcctcagagtgaactgactggtgtctcagtaactgagatgacatagtgaatcccttcccacagtctgagcaggtggacggctgctccccggtgtgaactcgctggtgagccattaggtcagataaccaagtgaatccttccccgcagattcagcagatgaccaaccTCTGCCCAGTgtaaactgactggtgtgtccacaggtgggaagaccgactgaatcctttctcacacacacaacagttgaatggccttgtcccggtgtgaacttgctgatgtaccttcagttgagatgacggagtgaatccattcccactgtctgaccAGATGAATGGGCTCCCCCCGTGTAAAATGATGAGCATgacagtcggtcagatgatcgagtgaattccTCCCCATAGTCTgtgcaggaaggatgatcgagtgaatcccttgctccacttcttaaatatctggacagagacagcaaaagtggcgtgttgtgtttgagattcccggAGACGAATTCCTTCTCATTTTtgacctgtaaaaagatttacaaaatccatcaatgggtgtacgacaacatttcagatgagatcacttgagttatcaaggtgtgatctggcatcacactgttccagtgaagttcaacccaagtcggagagagaaatcatcttctaactgggcacagtgctgctatctggagtgaccatcaaactctctgatgctcttcctgtctctataagaatggggcatttctgccatctccagtctgtgacctggctcagtttgactctctccattggtattattccctgttcgcactgagctgcatgggcgACTGGCCCCACaggaactgaaacactctcacataaatatccggcagtgcattccacgcacccaccactctctgtgtaaaaaaacttacccctgacatccccttggtccctatttccaagcaccttaaaactatgtcccctcatattagtcatttcagCGCTGTGaagaaaaacctctgactatccacatgatcaatgcccctcaacatcttatacactaaaaagggctctaaacataaacaaggaaattatacattgctttgaagaTTTGtcggaagtatacaaaattatgagggtatagatagggtaaatgcaagcagctttttccactgaggttgggtgggatgacaactagaggtcatgggtaagtggggaaggtgaaaatttagcagcaatatttggaaaagctcttcactgctatggtcgtgagagtgtggaatgaaacaccagcagaagtggtgaatatgagctgggtttcaccatttaaaagaagtttgtttgggagcctggatggtaggggaatggagggcgatggtcccagtgcaggtagttgcattcaTTCTCGTTTCGGGCGTGAAGGAGCTCTTTGATCATGTCAGGTCATGGCATGACTCGCTCTTCTCGGGCTGGTTTGCAGTTTTCTGTGGGGCGCATCCATCGGCTCCTACGGAAGGGTCACTATGCCATGCTTGTCTACCTAGCGGCAGTGCTAGAATACCTGACGGCTGAAATTCTGGAGGTGGCAGGCAACGCTGCTCGAGACAATAAGAAGACCAGGATCATTCCCCGCCACCTACAGCTCGCTATCTGCAACGACGAGGAGCTCAATAAACTGCTGGGAGGGGTTACTACCACCCAGGGTGGCGTCCTGCCCAACATCCAGGCTGTGCTGCTCTCCAAGAAAATGGGACACCCTAGCAAAGTTTATACTTAAATACAACAGAGGCAAGGTAGTTGCATTGGACAGCTTAAATATTTATTCGGaattgacttgatgggccaaataccctgtttccatactgaacttctccatgtttctatgacagagaagctggccaaacttggttggaagggaaaaggtaggagtgacaatggagcagcaatggctggagtttctgggaacaattcgggatacatcccaaagaagtggaagcattggaaaggcaggaggacacaactgtggatgaaatgagaagccaatgCCAATATAAaacccaaagagagggcaaacaaaagagcaaaaactgcTGGGAAgattttagaaaccaacagaagatgattaaaaaaagtcagatgagctcagggggtggaattatgatattgtagtcattaatgagtcttggtagcacccaacagtctgaggtatttagaggaacaaaatattcggggcctcaatatctcttgaaaaccaaggtacaATATGATAATTCCccgtcctgagctcatctggctttcctacgatgcttcttgcattgtgatgtacatagctcagcacattcatcgcaccatacTCAACCATTTCAtcgctgactctatctgaggtctaaacaacatctgactggtgtcaaacatagaaacatagaaaataggtgcaggagtaggccattcagcccttcgagcctgtgctgtcattcagtatgatcatggctgatcatccaactcagaaccctgcaccagccttccctccattccccctgatccccctagccacaagggccatatctaactccctcttaaatatagccaatgaactggcctcaactgtttcctgtggcagagaattccacagattcaccactctctgtgtgaagaagattttcctcatctcggtcctaaaaggcttcccctttatcctcaaactgtgacccctcattctggacttccccaacatcgggaacaatcttcctgcatccagcctgtccaatccctttaggattttatacgtttcaatcagatcccccctcaatcttctaaattccaatgagtataagcctagttcatccagtctttcataatATGAAAGtcatgccatcccaggaatcaatgtggtgaaccttctttgtactccctctatggcaaggaagtctttcctcagattaggggaccaaaactgcacacaatactccaggtgtagtctcaccaaggccttgtacaactgcagtagtacctccctgctcctgtactcgaatcctcttgctataaatgccagcataccattcgcctttttcaccacctgctgtacctgcatgcccactttcaatgactggtgtataatgacacccaggtctcgttgcacctccccttttcctaatcggccaccattcagataataatctgttttcctgtttttgccaccaaattggataacttcacatttatccacattaaatttcatctgccatgaatttgcccactcacctaacctatccaagtcaccctgcatcctcttagcatcctcctcacagctaacactgctgcccagcttcgtgtcatccgtaaacttggagatgctgcatttaattcccttgtctaagtcattaatatatattgtaaacaactggggtcccagcactgagccttgcggtaccctactagtcactgcctgccattccgaaaaggtcccatttattcccactctttgcttcctgtctgccaaccaattctctatccacatcaataccttactcccaataccctgtgctttaagtttacacaccaatctcctgtgtgggaccttgtcaaaagccttttgaaaatccaaatataccacatccactggttctgccctatccactctactagttacatcctcaaaaaattctatgacattcatcagacatgattttcctttcacaaatccatgctgactttgtccgatgatttcaccgctttccaaatgtgctgttatcacatctttgataactgactccagcagtttccccaccaccgacgttaggagaaccagtctataattccctggtttctctctccctcttttttaaaaagtagggttacattagtcactttccaatcctcaggaactagtcgagaatctaaagagttttgaaaaattatcactaatgcatccactatttcttgggctacttccttaagcactctgggatgcagaccatctggccctggggatttatctgcctttaatcccttcaatttacctaacaccacttccctactaacatgtatttccctctgttcctccatctcactggaccttctgtcctctactatttccggaagattatttatgtcctccttagtgaagacagaaccaaagtaattattcaacaaactctccctcattgccacaaaaacaaaggagctgattgtggacgacaggaggaatggagacaggctaacccctattgacatcagtggatctggggttcagagggtgaacagctttaagttcctcggcataaacatcaccaaggatctcacatggtctctacatactggctgtgttgtgaaaaaagcacatcagcacctctttcacctcagatggttgaagaagttcgggatggggccccaaatcctaaggactttcaacagggacacaactgagaacatcctgactggctgtatcactgcctggtctgggaactgtacttcccttaatcgcaggaacctgcagagagtggtgcggacagcccagcgcatctgtagatgtgaacttcccactatttcaggacatttacagagacaggtgtgtaaaaagggcccaaaggatattggagtcccaattcaccacaaccacaaactgttcctgctgctaccatccaggaaacggtaccacagcaaaaggaccaacaggctccaggacatcatcttctaccaggccatcggattgattaattcatgctgatacaattgcatttctatgttatattgactgtcctatatacaaactatttattataaataactataaattacacattgcacatttagacagagatgtaacataaagatttccactcctcatgtatatgaaggatgtatgtaataaagtcaattcaattcagcctctccactatctgttctgtcagtctggctcccattcccccacaacttattttaaccacatcatcccactcccccaactctagcactagcaagccttaccaataggatattggtcccctcttgttctgttcctctaactaacaaatcccctatcacccctttgactttcctctgccaggtaatcccccccatcagtttctaaagtggtccacctgctgTTGTGTAAGATggcaacaagagtactctgcgatggctatttaacctcattccccttcctgactctcacccagtttactgtatcctgcaccttgggtgtaactcacctctcttcatgtcatatctatcaccccctccgacTCCCAGCTGATCCAGAATTCATGCACTTCAAATTCCAACTccataaagtgcagggttacaagctgcagctggatgtacatcttgtaggtgagggcatcagggacactggaggtctccccaccttctcaccaatgtcccttctaatttgtaatgaccagtgtgcacataaatcttgtactgtacattcttttacccagtgacaacatgtgcactgtgaattttatatagagaggtatgcctttcaacagctagcaaatcacagtcagtaagaactttgatctcctctgggtttgattgatttcatctgcactctcacacaacctatgtagcaggcctgtaatgggtaatgaaggattttttcACCAgaacttttgcacattgtccatatgtgtttctcttgctaaatgatgcttgaaaaagtcagatttccaaatatcactccacttcttcccacttgtaaattctccagcaacttttgcatcaccacaatacacacaggtaacaccagtttctgtattgtacataaatatttcccctgaaccctcccccaggtgactgacggtggtgaactcagtgatggcaatgccaatgaatatgaagggaagggcagtagtctgtctcattggagtctggcacatttgtgatgtgaaagctacttgttgcccagggcaaaggtgtttgatatcattatgtacccagagagagtgggacaaaacatgttctcacgggtagaaagtccagaacaagagggagtagaaccagcaacagacacaaaatgctgggggaactcagcaggccaggcagcatctatggaaaagagtactaatgctgagttcctccagcaatttgtgtgtgttgctcggatttccagcatctgcagattttctcttgtttgtgactggaggcagaacaaaggtgattttcacaacagctgatgtaaaagattttgttccctttctccgagttcccgatccttgcatttagacagctggagctcagctctgtctgagagacccatcggttcccattccctcatcagccggaagctccccggggcccgtgtacggatggtggggctgagattgagggaagagagcaggactgtcccgggattgcgggtcacggagtccggagtcacagcaactacccgaagtcggtgttgaaaacgccgcccggtgagacccccaacccggagatcccttctcacctcaaccgatcatccggggccttttgtgcaccgcgcgctggtgagctcgagcttggtcggtttaacggctgggctactgatcacgtgaccatccccttccccaccgCTGTCAGCACAGGAGTCAGGCGCTGCTGTATTCCCATTGGTAGGAAGCaatgtcaatcactgcttccaacCAATAGAGGAGGCAggccagccgagagggcgttacccccgctgactccgtctcccgaactttccgtcacggcgggacaaccgtcaaagtaaatgtccgctttctgatttatttccatttccctccgagggaagttggggcgtttgtgaagcgtctcctgcggccggagtctgatgtgtcgctgagaggtaggaggagaccgctcggcccgtcggtttgatgccggttccccggggagggagaggatgaagacggtgagagagggggcggacaggatgtttgtcccggtggggacaggaggggctcatctgtggaaatgtctgagcccacggtggtggcgattcaccacattggggggcaaacaccggcagactgttgccctgcaagcggggccaatggtccgggcaaagtgacaattatttgtgttttgttgagactgtaccgggaatatggtgtaaaatcccgctccccacactaacacgggtcacacagaccaaagaacaaactgccggaggaactcagtgggtcgggcagcatctgtggagggaaatggaccgtcaacatttcgggccgagaccctccctctggactgagagtggacgggaaatagtccgagaaaagaggtgaggggtggggatggggcaagagctggggagtgagaggtggatccaggtgagggggaggtgggaaggtggaaatagtgacggggtgggaggtgagtggttggggcaacacggggctgcagaagatggaaattaattccatagaggattaacaaagaggttagagagtatttgttatggagagtgcaatgaagattcaccagactgatccctggagtggtggggtcatcatatgaagaaagatcaaatgtgataaccctttcatttagagaatcgaggactgagagatgaagacattgaaatgcacaacatcattaccggttgaaccagggatcccagtctctgaaaatggGGGTGGACTGtacgggactgagatgaggggaaatgtctccattctgagggtggtgaatgtctgtaaatccccaccacagaggccggtgaagactcagtatcgtcctcacataaaaaaAAGAGgccagcagatgtgtggagactgaagggatcgaggaaatgaggatcgggcagaaacatgtggctgagatgggagagcagccgccatCTTGGTGATGgttcgaggggctgaatggccacctcctgctgattctcacttggtgtttcagtgttcctgtccagtgagcccggaggaatgtgaatagaaagtagaaacatagaaaaactgcagcagtatagaggcccttcggcccacaatgctgtgccgaacatgttcttacctcagaaattacccagggttacccatagccctctgtttttctaagctccatgtacctgtccaggagtctcttcgaAGACCCTATtgtcccattccacacactcaccactctctgtgtaaaaaaacttacccctgacatctcctctgtacctaatctccagcaccttaatcctgtgtcctcttgtggccaccatttcagccctgggaaaaagcctctgactatccacacgatcaatgcctctcatcatcttatacaccttatcaggtcacctctcatcctccgtcggtccaagaagaaaaagccgagttcactcaacctattctcataagacatgctccccagacccggcaacatccttgtatatcccctctgcaccctttctatggtttccacatccttcctgtaacgaagcgaccagaattgagcatagtacttcaagtgcagtctgaccagagtcctacatTACCCTTCGccttttaaattcaatcccacggttgattaaggccaatgcaccgtatgtcttcttaaccacagagtcaacctacgcagcagctttgagtgtcctatggactcggaccccaagattctcctggcggagaatctcacctggtccctaacaccagctccatagcaaagaaagcccagcagtgtccttactttctgtgaaggctgaggaaggtccatctcccaccctccgtcctcaccacattctacagaggacgtatcgagagcatcctgagcagctacatcactgtctggttcggaaaccatctcggatcgcaagaccctgcagtggatactgaggtcagctgagaagatcatcggggtctctcttcccaccattggagacacttacaccacacactgcatccgtaaagcaaacagcattgtgaaggaccccatgcacccctcatacaaactcttctccctcctgccacctggcaaaaggcaccgaagtttTCAGGCCCTCACGACCAGTCTATGTAACAGTTTTTTCCCCCCCAAGtattcagactcctcaatactcagagcctggactgacaccaacctactgtcttgtttattatttattgtaatgcctgcactgttttgtgcaccttatgcAGTCCTCAGTAGGTCTGGAGTCTCGtgtaattttgtgtttttttacgtagttcagtgtaatttttgtattgttcatgtagcaccatggtcctgaaaaacattgtctcgtttttactgtgtatggtaccagcagttatggtggaaatgacaatatacagtgccttgacttgactctgatcctccgcactgccaagtcttaccattaatgctatattctgccatcatctttgacctaatacaatgaaccagctcacacttatctggg from the Mobula birostris isolate sMobBir1 chromosome 13, sMobBir1.hap1, whole genome shotgun sequence genome contains:
- the LOC140208302 gene encoding uncharacterized protein, with the translated sequence MAHQRVHTGEQPSTCSDCGKGFTMSSQLLRHQSVHSEERPFTCSDCGKGFTCSFNLKVHQRVHTGERPFSCSDCGKEFTQLANLQAHQSVHTGEQPFTCSVCGRGFRQSSQLKVHQRVHTGEKPFTCSDCGKRFTQLANLQAHQSVHTGEKPFTCSVCGKGFTQSSHLNVHQRVHCGERPFICSDCGKGFTQSSNLLVHKSVHTGEWPFTCSDCGKGFHFSSQLKVHQRVHTGERPFTCSDCGKRFTQSSTLLKHQSIHSEERPFTCSVCGKGFTRSSDLQIHQ
- the LOC140207439 gene encoding histone H2AX-like encodes the protein MTRSSRAGLQFSVGRIHRLLRKGHYAMLVYLAAVLEYLTAEILEVAGNAARDNKKTRIIPRHLQLAICNDEELNKLLGGVTTTQGGVLPNIQAVLLSKKMGHPSKVYT